The DNA sequence ATGGAGAGTGAGAACAGATCCAAAGTCAGTCTGTTAATAATCTTTGTATTTATAGACTTTATTTGCAACAGtcagttttattttgttaaaacaGGAAACACGTTCATTACCACCGTGCGTACCGTGAATCTGATAATGTGGGACAcaacaaaaaacaataaaatgaagtaaaataaactgaaataaaacattaaacatcaAAAGATTCAGTCAGTAAAACAAAACACGCAAACTGTAAACAAAAAGTTTTAGTGTTATTACTTTTTTTCCACGAACCGTTACTTTAAGTTCAAACGCAGACTAAACTAAAAAACAGGATTAACGGTACTTTTAAACAGAGTTTCAAAAGAGTCAAACCAggattaaaccacattgtaACTGAAGTTAAAAAAGGATTTAACCTGAAATTGAGCCGAGTTTAATTTGGGTTTAAATCAAGATTACATCTGAATTCAACCAGAGTTAAACTGGAGTTAAAGAATGATTAAATCAAGAATAAACTGGAATTAAACCACATTGTAACTGAAGTTAAACCAGGTTTGAATCTTAAATCAACGAGAGTTAAACCTGAAACGAAGGATTCAATCTGATTAAAACCATAATTGGACGAAAGTTGAACCTTGATTAAAAGGAGTTAAACCAGGATTACAATTCTTCTGGTAACATGATTAAATATGAATTGCACTGGAGTTAAACCTGAAATGAACCAGAGTCAAACCAATGAAATTAAACGGAGATAAAATGATGTTAACatggagttaaaataacagAGTTAAATGTAGAAAATACTGAGTTGGAAATACACTTACCTTTAAGTTATACTGGAGTTAATGTCAAGATTCAAGCGGAGTTAAACACTTTAAAGTAGTTACACTGAAGGTATATAGATGGAGTCAGCAGTTATGATTAAGTCCAGCTTGGATTACAGTAGAGTTCAACTGGTTTTAAACAGAGTAACTATGGAGTTAAAGTGGTTTTCAAAGTAGAGTAAACATGGATTTAAAGTGGTTTTCAAAAAAGAGTTTCAGTCGAGTGGAATTTCAGCCCTTAAATAAAACAAGCAGGATTCCTTAACACACATCAAACCTGGTTCCACCTGGTCTGACCTCCACATGATTAACAGTCGGACATTCAGAGAACCAAAAAGTGCCTTCAGTCGACTCAGCAGAAAACAGACAGACAACGAGATCAGGAGAGTCCGGTGGAGTCCGGTAGAGTCCAGTAGAGTCCAGTAGAGTCCAGTAGAGTCCGATAGAGTCCGGGGGAGTGAGGTAGAGTCTGATAGAGTCCGGTAGAGTCCGGTGGAGTCCGGTGGAGTCCGATAGAGTCCGGTAGAGTCCGGTAGAGTCCGTTGGAGATCAGGAGAGTCCGGTAGAGTCCGGTAGAGTCCGGGAGAGTCCGGTAGAGTCCGGGAGAGTCCGGGAGAGACGCGGAGAGTCCGGGAGAGTCCGGTAGAGTCCGGTAGAGTCCGGTAGAGTCCGTTGGAGATCAGGAGAGTCCGATAGAGTCCGGTAGAGTCCGGTAGAGTCCGGTAGAGTCCGGTAGAGTCCGTTGGAGATCAGGAGAGTCCGGTAGAGTCCGGTAGAGTCCAGTAGAGTCTGGTAGAGTCTGGTAGAGTCCGTTGGAGATCAGGAGAGTCCGGTAGAGTCCAGTAGAGTCCGGTAGAGTCTGGTAGAGTCCGATAGAGTCCGGTAGAGTCCGGTAGAGTCCGATAGAGAAAGTTGGAGATCAGGAGAGTCCGATAGAGTCCGGTAGAGTCCGGTAGAGTCCGGTAGAGTCTGGTAGAGAAGGTTGGAGATCAGGAGAGTCCGATAGAGTCCGGTAGAGAAGGTTGGAGTCCAGTCGAGTCCAATGGGGGCCTGTAGAGTCCAGTAAAGTCCGACAGAGTCGATTGTCAGGTGGAGTGGGATAGAGTCCGGTAGACTCCAGAGATCAGGAGAGTCCAGTTCAGTCAAATTGGGTCTGGTCGAGGTACAGAAGGGTACAATTGAATCCAGTAGCGACTGGTGGAGTCTTCTAGAGATCAGTACAGTCCAGACGAGTCAGGTCGAGTGAAGCTGACTCTGGTGGAGTCCGATAGAGTCCAGGAAAGTCTTGTTTAGTCCCGTAGAGTCCAGTAGGATCCGCTGGACTCCAGTAGACAGATTGATGAGTGCTGACAGGAGGAGGCATCaatcagaggatgaagaagaggaggaggacgatGAACAGGATTCCAAGCAACACACCGATGGCACACCACTGACGACGATCTGTGGGGAAACAGACTGCTAATAAATATCAACTACTTAACTACAAGCTCAAAGCACTCGCATCCATTGTTTTATTTCTGTCACAGTGCTCAGTTTACCGCTGGTCATGTGCGACACCTTCGCCAgtttcttcatgacattgtccAATCTGGAGTGAGTGTTGTCCACCTCGTGAGTGAAGTCATCCAGCATCCTGcaagaagaacacaaagacTCATCAAGTCCGGCTTGATGAGCTTGAGTCGAAACATTTGCTTTGTCAGCTAAACGAATATCACATTTGAAAACATCTTTCTTGGCATTTAGCCGTGAAAAAACCTGTTTTCTGCAAACAAAGGGAGGCATGCGCTGCCAAGTTATTTACATTAAAgaaattacattttaataaaaagAAAACTGACTAAATTAATAAGGTGAACAGTTTTATTGATTCAGAATTTTTTTCTGAGCTCTGGGCTCAGTCACATGAACGGAGAGGATACAGACTCTGGATTCGGCTTTTAGCGCATCTACGACTTAAAGACGTAATGATTTAAAGTAGGGATACTCAAGGGTTCGTACTGGGTAGTTTAAtgcccttgttttatgttgaaacttgttgtgtgccgtgttggtcaggactccctggaagaagagatcttgtatctcaatgggacattcctggataaataaaggataaataaaaataaaaataaaaaaattacctCAAACCCAGTTCTACGCTggtttacagacgtctctttcccagtGGAAGTCTATGGGAAACTTGTTTTGGGCCCAATGACGTCAGGAGACTCACAGAAGTTGTAGTACCAACCTTTGGCCACTTGAAAATGTTCGCTTCAAAACCGGGGGCTTTTTTTACCCTTACTTCCTGTCCTTGTCCCTCACTTCCTGTCCTTGTCCCTCACTTCCTGTCCTTGTCCCTCACTTCCTGTCCTTGTCCCTCACCTGCTTTTCATGTCCCTAAACAACTGAGTTTAGTCATTTTTTGACCATGCTAACTTTTGACCTACAGAAACTGACCAACATGTATTTGTCTGATTGGTCCTGGAAGACTTAAACGTTTATTTTTTGGAAATGAACTTCACTTACCTTACCTTCTCATATAACCATACCCTCGCTCTAACCTCCAGGGCAGTACACTATCCTGACGAAACCTCCAGGCACCTACAGTAATCTCCAACCTACCCGATCCTTTTATCCCggctagggttgggtaccgagaaccggttccggttcggaaccggttccaacatttcgattccaacggcatcatttagaaatgtgaatttcggttccgcttttcgattcctgaggaaatgtttctcgccgctctccgtagcctactgcatgactgcagcggggcgggaaatgtagcgttgtatctacatttcctacagtgtaacctgagaccagggccggcccgtcgcactggcattataaatgttcgcctagggcgccagatctgtggaggcgctgcgctgacagctctgggagaaaaaataaatgttttgaccgttggtgctcatcctaatgttcggccttgatgtaacaacattcataattaagtaaatgtaacacccttttcaccccggttacacttttcatttgccctgtacgatgggtgctgcaagtgatgaaaatgggggatgttggcttatctggcgcccgcagctcacagccaaagtgcgcgtgagcgagggagaaagggagggtgcactggaaccggcgctgttagcatctggtgctagctgctctaacggaagaagaagatgtttccacatgatgtggagggagagtcctctccagtcagactgaggctgataacttcagctcagtgaggtaaaggactctcagtgtttagatagttcactttagtctaagttatctcagtgggtctcaaacggtttgatcacaatttatgtaaacacatatttccaaggcactcctttataattattgggataaaacaggtttgaaatcattccaatgtatactataggacagtaaaccagacatatcgttttaaaccggagagataaaaaaatatgcataaataaaatagtgaaataagatatgaatgaacaacaaaaataaaatgcgttacatgtaggctatttgttatttaattattcaaatgtaaaccgatctttttcatatgggtgtttggaggtgtaccccctagatctagtctctagtaattctgcgtgtgcaccagattgaagcattttacttcaaaatgttcaaacatttcttcccggtatgcctgagaggcagatatgcttgtttttctcaacaagaactgtttttaaaagttgaactgttgtagcttcagtggttctcaggttaaagttacacagcagtgaatataaacagactgattaatgtgaatattactttaaactaacctgtgtaaaagtttctcgaataaatgtaatttttttggtggaagaagcatgtatcattttgttaccctgcccctcaaagaaccggaatcgagaaccgttaagaaccggaatcgaaaagtagaatcggaatcggaatcgtggaaattcaaacgatacccaaccctaatcCCGGCCCAGTCTGCTGCCTCCCGGGACAAACCGAACGCAGAGCAAAACCCCAGTAATGGGAATGAACCTGAAAGTCCTTACACAGACTGCTCATCCAGCTCCATGCCGATCCTCTCCGACATGTTCTTCAGGACTCCGATGGTTCCCGACACCAGCTCCAGCTGTTCGTCCTGCTGCTCTGCAATCAGCTGGTACAAACACACATTATCATGCTTTGTTTGAATCCGGCAGGGACCCAACACATCCCCAAAACATCCCCATTGGGCATCATCGCTCAAATaaaaacatgcaacatacaGGCCTGGAAAGAACATTAAAACACAGGCAGTGGGCAGCAGGAGATTGCGTCAGTGTTTCAGAGTTTGGATTTAAATAAACTGAACCTCGTGTCTGATTGGAGATGGGATTGAGTTCCATCGCTGAGCAGCTTTAACAGAAAATGAAGACTGACTGAAAGAACTTTCCCCGAGTGGAATAATGCAATCTCCTCTCGTCAGCCATGCGCAGTAGCAGATGATAATAAACCGCCTGAGAGGAGGCGAGGCCGTGGATGatctaaagcagtggttcccaaccttttctgTCTCGTGCACCCCTTGAGCCATTCTATAAGAAGCCCCTCACTCAGCTGGGATAATTCGCCTACATTAGTTTAGTCaatgtattgaacatgtcagaacaaaaaaatatataacaataatatatatatatatattttttttcactcagattaataattataacaaagtaccaaaaataataataataataataattttcagatagtctctgttcatgttcaacaggggcaagaagaagcttaaaaaaacttttctggtcctcccccctctaacatatatatttcttataaaacattaggtcatcagcgacatgtttgtcttgttaattatttttatttttttacaaaacaatcggAAAGATTCATCTCGTCGTGTGTGAAACCCTTCGTATCGTGTTTAACCCGACTGCTCCTAAATTAAAATCACTTCTCACATTCAATACAAGTCCATTCAAACTTGAAATGTACACTTGttgtcaggtaaaaaaagtatGTTAAGACTCACTACTCATTTAGGAAGCCAATAATGTCTTCTTTTTTGTTAGgagaagcccccccccctctgaacAGCCTCTTGTATCCATCATATGTGAAAAGAAACATTATTTTCTGTATTCATGTAAGActaaagttatttatttatttggcgaTGACTTGCGCTATTTTTGGAACGCCAGGCACCTGCGTACCCCCTCAAGTCCCCCTACACGTAccccatggatgtttaataagaactggatacagcgtgggaggcggggtctcgttcttttctatgagagctgctcattggcgcatgaggaCAAAATGGATGGAGATTTTCGAGAGCAAAACATCACaaattacccagcatgcctggctgtcagagcagaagcACCCGTATGACATAGAGCGCAGTTGAGTTTCCCCTAAAGCCCCACCTCCTGTCATTAAGCCCCACCTCCTATAATTAAACCCCGCCTCCGATCTCCTACTCTCGGCTCCgtagaatgaatggagagaaatTAAATCTGGATTCAGCTTTAGTGtcttttacaactttaaggacctAACGATTCTAATAAGGgcgataaatatatatatatatatatatatatatatataaaagtgttcgtgctgggtagtttatttgtttaaagATTATCAGCTGATtgacagacgtctctttcccatgttagtcaatggggaaaCGTCTTTCTGtccagtgacgtcacggaccgaTACGGAaggtgtagtaccgccgttcgGCCACTAGGAATATTTTCCCCAGAGTCCGGAGCACTTCCTGGGCGCTTGCTGTACCCCCGGTAGGGAACCACTGTTGCAAAGAAGGCAAGCACTTGCATTGGCTGTATCATGTACCTGCTGCTGGCCCTGCTGCTCCTCGATGCACTGAGAGTTGGCGTTCTGCAGCTGGCTGTCCAGGCGGCTGTACTTGTTACCTCCGGGCTGCCAGATCGGACCTGAAGGGCCGCGCTCACCGAGAAGAGCCtggacacaacaacacacacacacacacacacacacacacacacacactgtcagacATCTTACGTGTTGCAGCAGCTTCGGCTGACCAAAGGTAAGAATAGGAGGGAAAATCGCATCAACAACTCGACCAGGGAAACTCGTGGTCTTGATGAGAACACAGGATGTTGGCTCCAAAGTTCGTTGTCCTTTGCTTACAATGACAGGAAGctgcaaatatatattttttccatATCCAAAAACGTATTTCCCTTCAATGTACCTGACATTCCCTCACTGTAACCTCAAGGGACGTATATACCCCATCACTTCCAAAGCCCGACCATACCCTAAATATGTTCATTTAATTCATTTTAAAAGTTACTTAActgtatatcattttaattgtattaatctTTAACCTGTGCCGTCCTGTTTTCCTTCTGACCCGGTTGATGTttaaactactgaatttccccgcagtgattaataaaggtccatcatGTCGTATCTCTTACATCAGGACCTACCCTACCATGATATTCTTTTGAGCACCTGGCCTACCATAGCCTGTCTATAAACCTCAGGGACTTTTCCTACCCTCAAGAGTTAAGGCAACAGCAGGGGGTCTTTTGGGTCTCTCGGGGGTAAAGCGTCTTTAAAAGGTTATCTGCACTGATTTGAGGCTTTTCTAAAGGCTTGTTGTAACAGTCCAGAGTAAAAGTGCCCCTGTGGTCAGTTACCTGGTGGTTCTTTCTGTCCCCTGAAGACGCACCTGGACTCGACATCTGTTCTTTCATTTCCTTCAAGACAAAAAAGGACAGtcagcagccaatcagatcGTTTGGAATCAAATCAGACAATAGCAGTTCGGCGTGAAGACTAACGGCGACGAGATGTCACAATACCAGAATTTAAGTCAATACCAATACCGGTGAGACTTGAATACCCAATTCTGGATTCGGCTTTTagcgcattttacaactttaaggacctAATGATTCTAATAAATGTTAGTCAATGCGGAAAAGTATTTCTGTgccgggtgacgtcacggactgatacggaaatggtagtaccgccgtttggccactacGAATCTTTTCTTCAGAGTCCggagcacttcctgggggcttggtgttcagtggtgttaatttcgtcagctattttttaatttagttttagtcttagtcctgtgttaaattttctttttagttttagtcatatttagtcaccttcatcctgtttttatttggtcaagttttagtcgactaaaagtctgagcattttagtcatattttagtcaaagaaaactaattattttagtctactttttgtcaatgaaaactgttgagtcttttttagtcatcagattatagaacatttcagtcaaactaggctagccaaaaccaataatttgtcattttagtatataaataaataagattatatcttgtccttatttgatgaaaaactcaggttgaatgattgagcagctttgcagagagtatctggtttgtggtgttatctttgataatatttcgtctcctcatttttcgtcaacgaaagtaaagagagattttgtcatagtttttatttagtaaactacattttcgtctcgtcacttttcgtcaacgatattgcatgatgatttcgttacagttattgtttactgccgtctcgtcatcgtctcgttttcgtcatggaaaaaaaggtcgttgacgaacatatttcgtcatagttttagtcaacgaaattaacactagtgttCAGTGACTCCTCACCTGAGCACAGAGGTGAGCTGTACCTGATGCAAGTGAAGCTTACCTTCACCGTCTGCCTGGTGCTGGTGATGAAGGCTTTCCTCTTCAACAGTTCTGCCATGTCCAGGTTGAACTTCTTTGGGTTGGACTCGACGATGCGTTCACGGACAGTTAAGAAAAACACTCATCTATCACAGGTTAGCGCTTCACATCTCTGATCTCTACCACACGGCAGGGTGTCATGGATCCGACGCAACACTCACAACATTAAAGAataaaacagagagagagatggttGAAGTTAAATGGTATATTGCTGTACAGCACTCTAAGAGACACATTACCTTGCAACAAAGCAGTAACCTGCAGTCTAAGGGGAATCTCAGAGCTTACATGCACCTCAAGCTGTGTCCGTAGTTAAACTTCTCCTGACCTCTGTCCCCTCCGTCTTTAAATAATTCTAGGTTTCACAACCCTTTTCTCTGCTGACACcttacatcaggggtgtcaaactcaaggcccgggggccacattcggcccgcgacttcattttatgcggccccacaagagcttgcaaagaatataatatgtttattatacggttacatgctacaaaagcacgttgcccataaactacatgtcccacaatgcatctcaaataagactttttttctcagaatttgcctttttttctcagaattcctttttctcagaattagatttttatttcaaaatgtcacttccatttcttttttctccagaatttggcttttctttttaaatcattttgggacatacgcactgaagagacttgccctcgacttctgctttcagacgtagttaattatgaagttattaccctatcgctttgagcatctggaaaagcgctataataaatataaggaattattattattattattatccgatgataatccaatgcagaggcaaagatgtaatataatacataattTTATAtagatgatatatttatatatgtatttttatatagtcttaaagttacaaccggccctttgagtgcaaccataatgctgatgtggcccgcgatgaaattgagtttgacacccctgccttacatGCTAATGTTGGCCACAGAAATAGGAAAGCCTCCTTTTGGAAACTAAACGGATACTCACTAGTACGGCTTGAAACACATGATTATATAAAACAGATTCTACAAGGGCTTTAAAGGATATTGATGGTCTCGTCCAGGTCCTCCAGGTCCCACTCGATGGAGCGCAGACTGTTCCTCAGCTCATTGGTCGTCCAGTCCATTTCCTCCttggaggccccgcccccttccTGCAACAGCTCGCTCCATCTGTGGTGGAGGCTCTGCGCTGCGTTCACTGCCTTCTGAACCTCCCTGTAACAAACATAACATCAGTGATGCGTTCACTGCCTTCTGAACCTCCCTGTAACTAACAGAACATCTGTGATGCGTTCACTGCCTTCTGAACCTCCCTGTAACTAACAGAACATCAGTGAGGCGTTCACTGCCTTCTGCATGACAGAAGTAGTTAGCTAGTTGTCTTCGTTAGCCCTAAAGCTATCGGTCCTATTGGCTGACTAAGCCTGTCGAGCCTGAAATAGGCATCTAGTGTTTTATTTCACTGAActtttaatgctatatattgataaTTAGACAGCAGGTAAATGAAGGATATTCATTTCGAGGGACTTGTACTTGAGGAATTTCAGTTTTCTGCTACTGTATACTTCTACTGCAGTACATCTCAGAGGTGCACTTTTAATCTGCACTGCTTTAATCCATCAGTTTACATTACTGGTAACTTTATACATTACAAACTAATTTTATATACACATAGTATGATGTAGGAATAATAATGTATCCATAACTGTACAATGTTTACGATTCTATCTTAATCAGTAAAGTGCAATATTAAAATGCTCTCATATGTATTCGCTAGTGTTGAAAACAGAACAATATTACATTCTGTAATTATAATGAGATGGTAGTGTTTTCTAAATAGACAGACATCAACAGTAATATAGACATAATACACATAGTAGTAACACTACGTTTACTTGCTG is a window from the Pseudochaenichthys georgianus unplaced genomic scaffold, fPseGeo1.2 scaffold_788_arrow_ctg1, whole genome shotgun sequence genome containing:
- the stx6 gene encoding syntaxin-6, which codes for MSMEDPFFVVKGEVQKAVNAAQSLHHRWSELLQEGGGASKEEMDWTTNELRNSLRSIEWDLEDLDETISIVESNPKKFNLDMAELLKRKAFITSTRQTVKEMKEQMSSPGASSGDRKNHQALLGERGPSGPIWQPGGNKYSRLDSQLQNANSQCIEEQQGQQQLIAEQQDEQLELVSGTIGVLKNMSERIGMELDEQSVMLDDFTHEVDNTHSRLDNVMKKLAKVSHMTSDRRQWCAIGVLLGILFIVLLLFFIL